A single Bifidobacterium scardovii JCM 12489 = DSM 13734 DNA region contains:
- a CDS encoding sugar porter family MFS transporter produces the protein MSDSDVVLETEDHNKRGSGRYIVGLALSAGLAGLLYGYDTVSISGAIDFLQDKYGLSPALQGLVISSIMIGGVIGAGFSGFLSDRYGRRKLLMFGAAFFFAAALWSAFTFSPVTLILARVIGGIGIGLAAALAVTYITESAPTNIRGALTSAYQLLTISGIFLTNVINYFIASSGDHDWGINIGWRWMLGIGAIPAAIFFAALWFSPESPRFLVQNGKVEEGFKVLERINGTEKARHDVEEIQNQVREEREANAQFSDLFKPGLRKALLIGIFLAVFNQAIGMNAISYYGPVMFKDMGFGGNTEFLASSMVGGIELVFTVVGMYLIDTAGRKKLMAVGSGLMVLFALGISFAYANNYQLLMLIFVMCFTSAFAFSMGPIPWIMIPELFPTYLRGRATGICTVFLWATNWAIGQFTPVMIDSIGGMGAFLVFAGTNLLCFLGVVTFVPETKDKTLEEIAELWKPKSDQSNAQLEVVRATADLKQAESDIRAAEAELARARRAKERAIATKAAAEALVTAQKRGN, from the coding sequence ATGAGTGATTCCGATGTGGTGCTCGAGACCGAGGACCATAACAAGCGCGGCTCGGGTCGCTATATCGTCGGCCTGGCGCTGAGCGCCGGCCTCGCCGGTCTGCTGTACGGCTACGACACCGTCAGCATCTCCGGCGCCATCGACTTCCTGCAGGACAAGTACGGCCTGTCCCCGGCGCTGCAGGGCCTGGTCATCTCGTCCATCATGATCGGCGGCGTGATCGGCGCCGGCTTCTCCGGCTTCCTGTCCGACCGGTACGGCCGCCGCAAGCTGCTCATGTTCGGCGCGGCCTTCTTCTTCGCCGCCGCGCTGTGGTCGGCGTTCACGTTCAGCCCGGTCACGCTGATCCTGGCCCGCGTGATCGGCGGCATCGGCATCGGACTGGCCGCGGCGCTCGCCGTCACCTACATCACCGAGTCCGCGCCGACCAACATCCGCGGCGCGCTGACCAGCGCCTACCAGCTGCTCACCATCAGCGGCATCTTCCTGACCAACGTCATCAACTACTTCATCGCCTCCTCCGGCGACCATGACTGGGGCATTAACATCGGCTGGCGCTGGATGCTCGGCATCGGCGCCATCCCGGCCGCCATCTTCTTCGCCGCGCTGTGGTTCAGCCCCGAATCGCCGCGATTCCTCGTGCAGAACGGCAAGGTCGAAGAGGGCTTCAAGGTGCTCGAGCGCATCAACGGCACCGAGAAGGCTCGCCACGACGTCGAGGAGATCCAGAACCAGGTCCGTGAGGAGCGCGAGGCCAACGCCCAGTTCTCCGACCTGTTCAAGCCGGGCCTGCGCAAGGCGCTGCTCATCGGCATCTTCTTGGCCGTGTTCAACCAGGCGATCGGCATGAACGCGATCAGCTACTACGGCCCGGTCATGTTCAAGGACATGGGCTTTGGCGGCAACACCGAATTCCTCGCCTCCTCGATGGTCGGCGGCATCGAGCTCGTGTTCACCGTCGTGGGCATGTACCTGATCGACACCGCGGGCCGCAAGAAGCTGATGGCCGTCGGTTCCGGCCTCATGGTGCTGTTCGCGCTCGGCATCAGCTTCGCCTACGCGAACAACTACCAGCTGCTCATGCTGATCTTCGTCATGTGCTTCACATCCGCGTTCGCGTTCTCGATGGGCCCGATCCCGTGGATCATGATCCCGGAGCTGTTCCCGACCTACCTGCGTGGCCGTGCGACCGGTATCTGCACGGTGTTCCTGTGGGCCACCAACTGGGCGATCGGCCAGTTCACCCCGGTGATGATCGATTCGATCGGCGGCATGGGCGCCTTCCTCGTGTTCGCCGGCACCAACCTGCTGTGCTTCCTTGGCGTGGTCACCTTCGTGCCCGAAACGAAGGACAAGACGCTGGAGGAGATCGCCGAGCTGTGGAAGCCGAAGTCCGATCAGTCCAACGCCCAGCTCGAAGTCGTGCGCGCCACTGCCGACCTCAAGCAGGCCGAGTCCGATATCCGCGCCGCCGAGGCCGAACTGGCCCGCGCCCGCCGTGCCAAGGAGCGCGCGATCGCCACCAAGGCCGCCGCAGAAGCGTTGGTCACCGCCCAGAAGCGGGGCAACTGA
- a CDS encoding AMP-dependent synthetase/ligase gives MLTEYTTPGTIVVNDDETLYSLLTDRIERAGEDTIIAARKLGPGRWDDITTGEFHKLVLAAAKGLIAFGIGKGDAVTLFSSTRYEWGVLDFALSAIGAVNVPIYDTDSAAQAERILNDSEVRLAIADDRERFDRLDSVKDHCPALRQILMMDGNALGALQGFGVTVSDEELQARIDAVRADDLATIVYTSGSTGAPKGVELTHRNFLWIVRAGYGALPEMLCEGEPRLLLFLPLAHCFARYIQYCSIGSDNGVIGYLPDTKSLLPDLRSFKPTYLLGVPRVFEKVYNAASRKAGTGFKGRMFARAVAAARQWSRDEQNGVAHSPKQLAERATFETLVYRTVRGALGPNIKYVACGGAPLAEDLAHFYAGIGLPMIQGYGMTETAAPFTVTRIHDNRIGTVGQPAPGGSIRIADDGEVQVHGDNVFVGYHNLPEKTAEAFTPDGWLKTGDLGSIDDDGRLTITGRKKDIIITAGGKNVSPIPLEQEIAECPIVEHAVVVGDGRPFIGALVTLDPEGLAAWLPTKGFSADMPLADAAALPDVRAEIQTYVDRANATVSRAESVRKFAVLPERFTQGNACLTPSLKVVRPAVNRVFADVIDKQIYSGKK, from the coding sequence ATGCTGACCGAATACACCACTCCCGGAACCATTGTCGTCAACGATGACGAGACCCTGTACTCGCTGCTCACCGATCGCATCGAGCGCGCCGGCGAGGACACGATCATCGCCGCGCGCAAGCTCGGCCCGGGCCGCTGGGACGACATCACCACCGGGGAATTCCACAAACTCGTGCTCGCCGCAGCCAAGGGCCTGATCGCGTTCGGCATCGGCAAGGGCGACGCCGTCACGCTGTTCTCCTCGACCCGGTACGAATGGGGCGTGCTCGATTTCGCGCTGTCCGCGATCGGCGCGGTGAACGTGCCGATCTACGACACGGATTCCGCGGCCCAGGCCGAACGCATCCTCAACGATTCGGAGGTCAGGCTGGCCATCGCGGACGACCGCGAGCGCTTCGACCGGCTCGACTCGGTCAAGGACCATTGCCCGGCGCTCAGGCAGATCCTCATGATGGACGGCAACGCGCTCGGCGCGCTGCAGGGCTTCGGCGTCACCGTATCCGACGAGGAACTGCAGGCGCGCATCGATGCGGTGCGCGCCGACGATCTGGCGACCATCGTGTACACGTCCGGTTCGACCGGCGCGCCGAAAGGAGTCGAGCTCACGCACCGCAACTTCCTGTGGATCGTGCGCGCCGGCTATGGCGCGCTGCCGGAGATGCTGTGTGAGGGCGAGCCGCGCCTGCTGCTGTTCCTGCCGCTCGCGCACTGCTTCGCCCGCTACATCCAGTACTGCTCGATCGGCTCCGACAACGGCGTGATCGGCTACCTGCCCGACACCAAGTCGCTGCTGCCCGACCTGCGCTCGTTCAAGCCGACGTATCTGCTGGGCGTGCCGCGCGTGTTCGAAAAGGTGTACAACGCCGCATCGCGCAAGGCGGGAACCGGCTTCAAGGGGCGCATGTTCGCCCGCGCCGTGGCGGCGGCGCGCCAGTGGTCGCGCGACGAGCAGAACGGCGTGGCGCACTCCCCCAAGCAGCTCGCGGAACGCGCGACCTTCGAGACGCTGGTGTACCGCACGGTGCGCGGCGCGCTCGGCCCGAACATCAAGTACGTGGCGTGCGGCGGCGCGCCGCTGGCCGAGGATCTCGCGCACTTCTACGCCGGCATCGGCCTGCCGATGATCCAGGGCTACGGCATGACCGAAACCGCCGCGCCGTTCACCGTCACCCGCATCCACGACAACAGGATCGGCACCGTCGGCCAGCCCGCGCCGGGCGGCTCGATCCGCATCGCCGACGACGGCGAGGTGCAGGTGCACGGCGACAACGTGTTCGTCGGCTACCACAACCTGCCCGAAAAGACCGCCGAGGCCTTCACCCCCGACGGATGGCTGAAGACCGGCGATCTGGGCTCGATCGACGACGACGGGCGACTGACGATCACCGGGCGCAAGAAGGACATCATCATCACAGCCGGCGGCAAGAACGTCTCCCCGATCCCGCTGGAGCAGGAGATCGCCGAATGCCCGATCGTCGAGCATGCCGTGGTGGTCGGCGACGGGCGCCCGTTCATCGGCGCGCTGGTGACGCTGGATCCCGAAGGGCTGGCCGCCTGGCTGCCGACCAAGGGGTTCTCCGCCGACATGCCGCTTGCGGACGCGGCGGCGCTGCCCGATGTGCGCGCGGAGATCCAGACGTACGTCGATCGCGCGAACGCGACCGTGTCGCGCGCCGAATCGGTGCGCAAGTTCGCCGTTCTGCCCGAGCGTTTCACGCAGGGCAACGCGTGCCTGACCCCGTCGCTGAAGGTCGTGCGCCCCGCCGTCAACCGCGTTTTCGCCGATGTGATCGACAAGCAGATCTATTCCGGCAAGAAGTGA
- a CDS encoding response regulator transcription factor has protein sequence MEKSTQRIRVAIVDNDRMALMALSSLMTREGFAVIWTVQLGAAAIQRCIPAQDRPDALLVDMALSDMTGIDVCRSVHKWAPRLAMIGVTAYDPDVYRAEALAAGAITVISKDRIADMAQEIRTAAKGRDGIRPVAAETQPRTGTISDTSLVNADSPAYGNGQDPAGQVASDDLSVPRSFALSAQQTEIMRRYAEGRSTDEIAAALGVSKGTIFAQVARVRDKLHARDRNEAVALCRRFLRM, from the coding sequence ATGGAGAAGAGCACGCAACGGATCCGCGTGGCCATCGTCGACAACGACCGCATGGCGCTGATGGCGCTGTCGTCGCTGATGACGCGCGAAGGATTCGCCGTCATCTGGACCGTCCAGCTGGGCGCGGCCGCGATCCAACGCTGCATACCGGCGCAGGATCGGCCGGACGCACTGCTGGTCGACATGGCATTGTCCGACATGACCGGCATCGACGTGTGCCGATCCGTGCATAAATGGGCTCCGCGACTGGCGATGATCGGCGTGACCGCCTATGACCCGGACGTGTACCGCGCCGAGGCGCTGGCCGCCGGCGCGATCACCGTGATCAGCAAGGACCGCATCGCCGATATGGCGCAGGAAATCCGCACGGCCGCAAAGGGGCGGGACGGCATACGGCCCGTCGCCGCCGAGACGCAGCCGCGCACCGGTACCATTTCCGATACGAGCCTCGTCAATGCCGATTCGCCGGCCTATGGCAACGGACAGGATCCCGCCGGTCAAGTCGCCAGCGACGATCTTTCGGTGCCCCGGTCCTTCGCACTGTCCGCGCAGCAGACCGAAATCATGAGACGATATGCGGAAGGACGCTCCACCGATGAGATCGCCGCCGCGCTCGGCGTCTCCAAAGGGACGATCTTCGCGCAGGTGGCCCGAGTCAGGGACAAGCTGCACGCCCGCGACCGCAACGAAGCGGTGGCGTTGTGCCGGCGGTTCCTCAGGATGTAG